The DNA sequence GACACGTGCGCAATATGATTACCTGAATCGAATAGGCTCTATGAGCATATCCGGCAAAAGCGCTGGTATCTTTGCTAGTTTGTATCGATTCGTCAGTCAGGGAAATATTGCGCCAATCGGCCCATTTCAGCGATTTGGGATAAATTATCTTCGGTACGAACTGAAAGATCTGGATGGGAGATTTTTTCCAGACAATCGCAGTGTATTACCATCGGGGAACCTTTGGAAAATATCCTACACCTTGGGTACGCAACGTGTATTCGCGGAATATCTAGTGCTGAATTTAAGCATGCAAGTAGCTTGGGTTGGTACGATTTTACAATCATCATGGACTCCGGAAGAAAGGTATCTGGCCTCTACGGTGAGTTCCCGAATGCGCGGATTCTACGCCCTCAATGGCCAAATCGGAATTGGCGTACTCCTCTTTTAGCAGACTCAAACTCAATAATTTTCGGTTAGGGTGAATGACTGGCAACTTGTTTTAATTATGAAGCTTTGCCAAGCTTTCCGTCGGAGTCGATCATTCGACTTCAAACTTTGTGCTAGTGTGTGTAGTCTGCAAAGAGGAGATTAAGGTCTCCTCTTTTTCTCTTTTTTTGTCAAATACTCCCCGTATTTTTGCGCAAAGCTGCATGTAAGGAGCAACCATTGCTTCATGGCTTTGTATGCTATACACCCACCAAAGACGTTGCTTTTCGGATTGTTTTTTCAATCCAATTAGCATTTTCCCTTCATCTTTTTTCTTCCAATTCGCTATACCTTCCCCTATGTATGGAAACCTGATTCGGGAATGTATGCTGCTGTGTATTTCATTGTGCTTGGGTACCCAAGTTTGGGCCCAAAGCTTTACCATCAGCGGCTATGTTTCTGACGCCACTTCCGGCGAAAAATTGATCAATGCCAAAGTATTTGACAGTTTAAGTCAACAGGGCATCATCACGAATAACTTCGGATTTTTTAGTCTGACCTTGCCGGCCGGCGAGGTGAATCTGATTGCTGTGTATGCGGGATTTGAAGCCAGTTCCATCCCTTTTGAATTAAAAAAGGATACTCAAGTGGTCATTTCATTGGCTCCCTACCAGACGGATGTTGTCGAAATTGTCGCGGATGAAGTAGAGAGAATTGAGGAGCGGGTAGAAATGAGTACAGTGACCCTTTCACCAGAAGAGATCAAAAAGCTTCCGATGCTACTTGGTGAGGTCGATGTGGTGAAAGCGATTCAACTTTTGCCGGGTGTTCAATCGGGAAATGAAGGCAGTACGGGTCTTTATGTGCGTGGAGGCGGTCCCGATCAAAATCTTATTCTGTTGGATGATGTACCGCTTTACTATGTAAGTCATTTGGGCGGATTCTTCTCTGTGTTTAATGCAGATGCGATCAGCCAAGTGAAATTGACCAAAGGGGGTTTTCCTGCCAGGTATGGAGGAAGGATATCTTCCGTGCTTGATGTGAGAATGAAAGAGGGGAACATGCGAGAATTTCATGGACAAGGGAGCATAGGGATTTTGGCTTCTAAGTTTTCCTTCGAAGGCCCCATCATCAAGGACAAAGCGTCATTTATTATCTCTGGTCGGCGGACCTATTTCGATCTGCTGACAAGGCCTATTTCCAGAATTGCCTCTCGCCAAAGCTCTGGAGGCGAGGCCGTGGCAAGTTTTGGATATTATTTCTACGACTTGAATGCCAAGGTCAATTACGTTATTTCACCCAATGATCGTTTGTATTTGAGCGGATACATGGGAGATGATGATTTGGGGCTCAAGCTGACGGAAGAGTTTGGCACTCCCAATGAAGACCTGAGTATTCTGGAATTTGATACCGGCTCAAGATGGGGAAATCGAGTGGCTGCTTTGAGGTGGAATCACATTTGGAACCCCAAGGTTTTCAGTAACCTCACCGCCACCTTCACCAATTACCGATTCAAGGTTGAAAACGACTTTTACTCCGAAGAACATTTCGAACAAGAGATTTTAAAGGCTGAGGGATATCTGGGGTATCAATCAGGGATCAGGGATTTTGCCTTGAAATACGATATGGAGTTTTATCCCAATCCCAAGCATGAAATCAGAGTTGGTGCCAATACTACCCTTCACAAGTTCTCACCGGGATTGATTGGATATTCTGTTTCGGAAGCGGACACCTCGCTGCTGGATACAACCATCGGAAGTGAACCTATCAATTCTTTGGAAAGCTATGTCTATGTCGAGGATCTATGGAAAGTGAATGATCGATTGACCTTCCATTTGGGATTGCATGGAAGTCATTATCGAGTGGACCAATCTGATTATTGGTCCCTTCAGCCTCGAGTCTCAGCAAGATTCTTGGCTACCGATCGCCTTTCTCTCAAAGGTTCTTTCGTGACCATGACCCAGTTTCTCCATTTGTTGACCAATTCTGGTACTGGATTGCCGGTGGATCTTTGGGTTCCTGCCACCGATCGAGTTCCTCCCCAGCGTTCATGGCAAGTCGCTCTCGGTGCTGCGACCACTTTGAGAGATGGATGGGAATTGTCTGTGGAGGGCTACTACAAGGAGATGAAGACCCTGATCGAATACCGAGAGGGTACCAATTTTTTCCTGTCCCTAGAGGAATCTGATTGGCAAGATCGGGTGGTTTCCGGAGGAACTGGGACTGCGTATGGAGCAGAAGTGCTCTTGCAGAAACGAAAGGGTGCCACCACCGGCTGGTTGGGATATACCTTGTCATGGAATAATCGCCAGTTCGATGAACTGAATCAAGGGGAAGTATATCCCTATAAGTTTGACCGACGTCATGATGCTAGCTTGGTCGTGGCCCACACTTTCAATAAGCGAGTTTCGCTGTCCGGAACTTGGGTATTTGGTACCGGGAATGCCATGACTGTCCCTACAGGTCGCTATGCAACCCCGTCTGCCAATGGATATGATCGAAGCTTTTTCCCCATTTTCTATGGTTCCAATTCAGTCAATCTATACGAAGAGGGTAGAAACAATTTCCGAATGGAAGCCTACCACAGATTTGATATTGGCGTCAATTTCACCAAAGACAAGAAATGGGGAGAGCGGACCATCAGTATGGGGCTTTACAATGCTTATGGCCGAAAGAACCCTTACATGTACTACATCAGTCAGGAGCGTGAATATCTCCCTAATGGAGAGTATCGATCCGAGACCAATTTGACGAGATTTTCGCTCTTCCCTGTGCCCATCCCTTATTTCACCTATAGCTTTTCATTCTAATGCAACGATTCGATATCAGACCATTATTGATTAGTAGCTTGTTGGGATCGCTATTGATGATCTTGGCGGCGTGCGAGACTGTTGTATCAATTCCATTGCCAGAACACCAACCCAAATTGGTCGTGTATGGAATTTTGAATGCCGATTCAGCGCTTGAAATTCAGGTGTCTAGAAGCTATGGATGGAATGAGGAAGGAGGAGATTCGACCGAGTTTTTGGATGATGCAGTCGTGGAGATTCAGATTGGGAATGAATCGCCAGTTAGATTAGACTATGAGGAGGAGTACACCCCTTGGTCTTGGCCCAATCAGGTAATCGGTTCCTACATAGATCCTCAAATAGATTTGTCTGAAGGAGATTCGATTAAGTTAACTGTAAGTCATCCAGATTATCCAAGCGTAGAGGCTTCCACCAAGATGATTCCAGAATTGACAATCTCTGCGGTTGAACTACGACAGAATATTGCTCGGGAGATTTACGAAGATGGTTCCAAGGGCGATTTTCAATCTCTCTTGTCCGTTTCGCTGACAGATGATCCAGAGACTCGGAACTACTATTCTTTCGAGATTGCTGGGGTGATTTATGAAGACTCCATGGGATTCGATACACATCTGGGGTATAGCTCAGCTGGATTTGCAGAGATTGGAGGATCAGGAGGAGCTTACAATTCTGGAGGTTGGCTCCTTTCTGATGATGATTTCAATGGGAGCCTGGTTCAATTGGACTTACTCTTGTATCTGTATGATCCTTCATCTTGGTTTGAACCATTCACGGGCCAAGTAAAATATGTGATTCTTCACTCTAAGGTGTATGGCGGTGAGTGGGGTACGTATTGGGAGAAATACCGAATTCAGCAACAAGCTAATTCTGGGTTTGATTTGATTCCACCAGAGGCTGTTATTGTCAACTCCAATGTTGAAGGTGGATACGGGGTGTTGGGAAGTTGGACGACCCGAACGGACACCATCAGGCTATAAATAATCTTTCATGATAAGACCTTGGGAGCAGAGGAGTTTGCTTCCAAGGCTTTTTTGTTTAATGCTGTTAGGGTTGTGCTTCAATAGAAGTTGGCATTTTCTGTATGTTCAATAATTTTTGAAAATCAGGCCGTTTGCTATATTTGTATTATGCAATTTGAGGAAGGCAAGGAAAAATTTATCCAAGCATGGGGCGCAATTGGCTCCAATTGGGGCATCAACCGTACGATGGCCCAAGTACATGCATTGTTGTTGATCGCGCCAGAACCTCTGTCTGCGCAAGACATTATGGATGAGCTTAATATCTCCCGCGGGAATGCCAACATGAACCTGCGGGCACTCATTGATTGGGGGCTCATCGCTAAAGAACACAAGTCAGGAGAGCGAAAAGAGTATTTCTACGCTGAAAAAGATATCTGGCAAGTGGCCCAGCAGGTTATTCTTGAGCGTAGGAAAAGGGAATTAAAACCCGTTCTCAAGGTGCTTGAAGAAGTGAAGCACATCGAGAAAGGCGATCACTCTGAAGAGCAAATTCAGACCTTCATCTCTACAGTTTCGGACCTTGAAGGAGTCGTTAGCCAAGCAGATAAATTCCTAGACTTGATGCTGAAGTCCAACCGCAAATGGTTCTGGGAAAGAGTCCTCAAAATGCTTCCTGACAAAAGAGAATCCTAAAGAAGCATATTAGCCCGGATGCGTTTCGGGTTTTCTTTTGTTAAATAACTTTCATTAATTACTGAAAGTACTGAACTAACTAGTTGTGCTTTCGTTTAATCGATTGAACCTACTTAATTCACTGAAGTCATGAGAAAAGAACATAAAATGATAGGTAAGCCGCTCCAAAGATTGGGGCTCACCTATTTCCTGTTAAACATCCCAGGTGCAATATTGGGAACCCTCATGCTGATTTATCCGCTTGGAGCTCTCTTTGAAGGGAACTGGGGAGTCCTTGGTTTGATCCCTGTTTACATCTTCGGTATGTACTTGTTCACCAGGTATTTTCGAATGGGAATAGCCAAGGATCAAAATTTGATTCAGGCAAAACGTGCATGGATGATGACGTTCATCTATAATTTTGGAGGCCTAGTCTTGATGCTGGCAACACAGATTTTCCCGATGGCTATTTATCCGCTTTTAGGTACCGGATTTGGTCTGTTAGGTCTGAAATTGGTCAATGAACAACTGGAAGAATTTACAACTGAGGATGAGCCAATCGTTACTGCAAATAGCTGATTATGTTCTTGGTATAGGGTTTTGAAAGTTTCGTGATATTTTTTTCGCCAAAAACTTTCAATATTTACTGAAAGTCATGAACATACAGGACTTTATTTCGTTTAATGATCATAAGATAATGTTCCACAATATTGTGGTTAAGCATAGATGATTACATCCCAACACCCGCTGTTTACAATGGGGAGGCCGTCTTCAAGACGGCCTCTGTTTTTTGAGGGATGAGGAAAGTCGAAGTTGGGGGAGAGCCAAGGCAGGGAAAGAGACAGTATTAATTATTCGGCTTGCTCTTCGATTTCAATCAGCCTGAAAGGCCATGGGGATTGGTTCCAGATACTCGCCGGGTCTTTGGTCAAGCTATGGTAGGCTTTCCACCACTTTTCCCCGCCTTTTTCCATTTCCACGCTGGACCAGAATTGCCGGGCATCTAGGTAGTTTTTGCCCAACTCAGCCCAGGAGCCATATCTGTTTTGAAGGACTTGGCCTGCAGACCGCATCCGGTTGAGCGCTTCATCTTCAGAGGCGAATCCGGCTGCAACTCCAAGCTTATAGTTGTGAATATATCGGAGATAATCCCAGGCTAGAAAGCTTTGATATCTGATTCCATCTTGATTGGTACGAACCATCTCCACGCGATGCTTTTCTTCAGCTTGTTCTTGGAGGGTATCAAGACCAAATTTTCCGGCATCTACATCCTCCAGATATTGCTGGAGTTCTTGGGTATCCATATTCATGATGAATTCCATCTGTTCATGAAACTCTCGCCGATGACCAATCTGAAATAGCCAATCCTGTATCTCCTGAAAATCTCGTTTGGACTTCACTTCCCATTCTCTTCGGAAGTGTCTTCTAGCCGCAATCCAAGAAATGGGTCCCGAGTTGTGAGGAAAAAGACTAGAGTGAGGCTGTCCAGTAGCGTGCGATATCAAGGCATCCGCTGCCTGAAACCAGTCTTCAACCGTAAAAGGGGCAGGCTCTTCTTCCGTGACTGGTGAATCAGCAGGTTGTTCTTCTTCCACCTCCGTTAACTGCTCAACTGACTTTTTGGAGGGAAGCTTTGGTAGGGAAATTTTCAGATTGAACACTCGGATGATTCCCTTTAAGAGATAGCTAGGTAGATCCCAAAGGTGAACCCATAGCCATAGTAAAGGAAATAGTGCCAATGCCAAACCCACCGAATAAAGCGGGCCAAATTCTTGATGCACCAACAGAACTGCCAATGCTGCAAGGAGGATGGCAGCCAGACCGTAAATACTGATTTGCAGATAATAGGAAGGAACTTCTTGGCTAGTATGGGTACCCTGAAAATTTCGAATCGACTTGTTTCGAATACCGACCCAAACCATTCTTCCCAAGAATAAAGCTGCGATGGTGAGCACAGCTATTCCCCATTGGATATTGGACAGTTCCATAAATGTGATGAATGATCAAGGCAGATCAAATACTCGGAGAGATTCAACCTCCATGGAGGTATTGGGGCCAATATAAAATCCTACTTGATTTCCGGTAAACGTGCGGAAACTCAGAATATCAAAGTAGAATTCATTGATATAGATATGATACTGATCCTCCAGCTTCCTGATGGTAAGCTTATTGAATCCATTGGGGTTGAATGAATCAACGGTTCGTCCAGTGGCCAAGCCTGAATCCCAAGTCCCAACAAATACAGCTGAATCTTTCGTCATCCCCAGATAGGACATTTCTGCAGCCTCCTGTGCTCCCCACTGAAAAATAGCTGCTCCGTCACCATCAACAATCCGGACTTCAATTTCAATTTCAAAGTTTCGATTCTCGTCGATATCGATACTATTGCTGGTGTAAAATGCTTGACCGGGCTGCTTGGATTGGAAAAAGAATCTTCCGCCGGAAATTGTGCTGGTAGTCGCTGAGGAATTTCCGAGAAACCAGCCATTCGTGTTATTGTCAAATTCTTCCAGGAATCGAGCTGTTTTCTGTCCTGCTGGAATGGATGAGTAGGAGGGAGCATTCAATGCCCAATCTGGAGCAGCTGTTTCCGGGTTGAATAGTTCATCCAAATAATAATCTCGCTTAAAAGCATTCAGTTGTCCTCCATACATTTGTTCGCCCGTAGAACGCATGATCGAGGCAAATGATCCATTTGGGAGGACATCATCTTTGTGGAGTCGGTTGAGGATACAGTGTCCCAATTCGTGGAAAACGAGGATTTCTCGGTGCCATTCGTTGTTTCGCCAGTTGTAGGAATTGGTATCCAGATGAATCACTGGAGTAGGGGAGGACTCGGTAGCGAACGTGCACAAACCAGCAGCATCGCCATTTTGCAAGTTGGATTCAAACTCTACGATGAGGTTGTCGACTTCTAGGGTGATGCCTCTTTTGGATGCTTCCAATTCAAATAGATCGATGTAGGGCTCGATAATATCGGGTACCTGATATACAGCTGGCGCCGGATCTGGTTGACATGCAGAAAGCAGAATCGAACAAGCAACGAGAAGTGCAAAATGAGGCGTCCTACGCATAGTTGGTTTTATAGCATCCTAATGGAAAAGAAGAATACCCGTTGGTGGCATTAATATACTGGATATTTCAGGAAATAATAAGGCATTAAACGGGGACTCTTCTCGATCGGAGAATAGACACCAAGAGGGCAACAAACGCTGCCTGATTATTTGAGCGGAAAGTCTTTGGGTACTCGCCCGCTGCCTTGGCACCATTCGCATCTTTCTCGATTGCGTGTATTCTGCCACCAGCCTTTTCCTTCGCATCTGGTGCAGGTTCTTGAGGATGAGAATACTTCTCCTAATAGAAATTTGACCACCCGGAAGGCAACTACCCCCAACACGATGAAAATCGCGATTCTTATGAAAGCCATGGTTGATTTATGCTGTTAAAAACTAGGCCAAAATATAACTAAACAAGCGAATTTTCCCTAAGCGCGTTTAAGCTCAAGAATCGTAATTTCAGGAGGCATTCCTATTCTGCCCGGCATGGCCAAATAGCCGAATCCACGGTTGACATAGAGATATTGCTCCCCAGCTTGGTATAGGTCTGCCCACTCGTCATAGACGTATTGAACAGGGCTCCATTTGAAATCGCCTATTTCTACCCCGAATTGCATGCCATGAGTATGACCGGATAGCATAAGATCGATATCTGGATACTCAGGAAGAACTTGGGCTCGCCAGTGACTCGGATCGTGGGACAACAACAATTTGGTAGATATATCCTGAGTACCGGCATGCGCGAGTTGAAGCTGGCCATATTTTGGAAAGCGAGCCTTCGCGCCCCAGTTTCCAATACCTAGAACTGCAAGTTTTTCACCTGATTCCTCCAAGATTCGATGTTCATCAATCAAGATGTCCCAGCCCATTGCTCGGTGAATCGCGATCAGATCCTGCAAGTTTTTTTGTTTGGCACCTTCTGAAGGCCATGCTACATAATCGCCGTAGTCGTGATTGCCAAGTACCGAGAATACACCGAGTGGCGCTGCTACTTTTCCGAATACATCCACATAATCCTTCATCTCGGTCGCAACATTGTTCACAAGGTCACCTGTGAAAAACACCATATCAGGCTTCTCATTCATTAGCATTTCTACACCGCCCTTGACAGCTGTGCGATTCCAGAAACTGCCAGAGTGAATATCTGAGATCTGCGCGATCTTGATTCCATCAAAACTTTTTGGAAGCGATTTGAGGCTAATGGTTTTTTTCCGTACTCGGTAATCGTGTGCTCCACTGATAATTCCCCAGCTGATGGCAACTACCGGGGTAGTAGCGGCAATAACACCAACTTGGTTGAGGAACTGGGACCGAGAAATGGTGGATTCTACCGCTTGAGCGATTGGTGCCGTCTCAGGTTCGGAAACGGCGGAAGGGATGGTGTCTGTCGAGGTGAATAAGCTCCCTATCCATTTGAAAAACCGGATGATATCATCCAATAATACGAATAGGACCAAAATGATCTTGGCGAGGAGATTCGAGAAGATGTATACCATCAAAGAGGTCCGAATACCGGGGGAAAGCCATTTGATGGGGAGGAAGTTGTACCCAAGGATTGCTAGAAAGGTCAAACCCGTAAACGACCAGTAAACAATGTGCAAGATTCTTTGGGTAGAAGGGGAAAATGAGTCAGTGGCTGCTTTGATTCCCTGGAATGCATAGAAGTCTATCAATCCAAACAAGCATAGCAGCACTGCTACCTGAAATAATTTATCCATACGTCAATTCGCTTCTTTTGCTATGATGCTATTTAGGAGTTCTGCCAAATCTCCCACGAAGCCTCTGCCTGTAAAACTAGCATGCGATATCCATTTGTCACGCTAGCTCCTTGGGCTTTTGCCAACTTCATGAAAGAGGTCATAGCTGGGTTGTATACCAGATCATAGACAAAATGGTTGTCAGTCAGATACTCATAAGGAAGATAGGGAGCCTCATCCACATTGGGGTACGTGCCTAAGGGGGTTGTATTCACGATCAATTGATACGCGCTCCAATCTCTGTCCCTAAGCTCTTGGTAAGAAATGTGGTCTGCCTCGCGAGGTGACCTGGATACCATATCGACTTGGTCTGTGCCCATCCATTCTTTCAAGACAAACTTGATAGCTTTTGAAGCTCCTCCCGTTCCCAACACCATCGCTTGAGAGATTTCAGCATCTCCAATCAATTCCAGTAGCGAGGTGTGAAAGCCGATACAATCAGTATTGTCGCCTATCAATTTCCCTTGATCAAATTTCACGGTATTGACCGCTCCGATATGCTCAGCAGACTCCGAAAGCTCATCCATGAATGGGATAATGTCTTCCTTGTAGGGAATTGTGACATTGAGACCCGCTAAATCTGGGTGGTCCGCAAGTAACTTAGGAAACTCCTCGATAGAAGGAAGTTCGAATAATGAGTAGTGAGACTGGATGCCTAGATCCGTGAATTTTTTCGTGAAGTACTTCTGGGAAAAGCTGTGCTTGAGCGTTTCCCCGATCAATCCGTAATGGGCCATTGGTTTTGTAGCTAATTGAGTGGTTGGTGCTACAAGTTGCAATTTTTCCTGAATGCCCATCGCAATTTCTAGGCTTTCAGAGTGGGATTCGTCAAAACAGTTCCCATAAAAAAACAGGCCGCTATTAGGCGGCCTGCAGTATCGTACTTAATGAAATCTTTGGATTTCCTTATTCAGCTCCAGATTCGTTGAAGTTGTAAGACAACGTGAATCGGAGGGTATTTTGAAGTGGGTGATTCTGCTGAAGTGGTGCCAAGTAGGAGAAGTCCAAACCGAACACATTGTAGCGGATACCCAATCCCAAGGTGATGTACTGACGGTTACCTTTGTCCGGGTGCTCGTAGAAATACCCTACTCGGGCTGCGAACAAATCGCGGTACCAGTACTCAGCACCGAAAGAAAGGTTGATTTCGGACAATTCTTCACCGAACCCACCTGGAGCATCACCAAAGCTACCGAACATTCCACTCAATGCAGACTGATCTGGAGTCATGCCCAATGAGTCTGGGGAAGGAACGAGCAATTTGTTGAAGTCGTTGGTGAAGGTGAAAGAGTTGTACTCATCCAAGAAGAACCGGAATGCATAACCAATACGGAGATTGGTAGGCAAGAAGTCCTTGTCATCAGATTGCCCAGTGTAGGAAACTTTAGGTCCGATGTTGGAGATATTCACACCAGAGGTGAATGTCACTGGAATATCGCTTGCTCCATTGATGGTGAAGTCCTTTTTGTACATGAAGGAGATATCACCGGCTACTGCATGGACAGGGTTGATATTAACCGCGTCTACAGAGTTGGAGGACAATCGGCTATAGATATAGCGCAGTGCGATACCACCGGAGAGAGACTCGGAGATTTTCAGGGAGTAACCAACGTCGAATGCAAATTCGTTTGGCTTGTCCACCCCGAGAGGTTCACCGTTGTTTCCGGTCAGTTTGATTTCACCGAGGGAGAAATATCGGAGAGAAGATCCGATTACCCCTGCGTTTCCTGTATTGTAGTACCCAGAGAGGTACATCAAGTTGATATCAGGAATACCCAATGTCTGCAACCAAGGGGAATAAGACATTGCGAATCCCATTCTGTTATCGATAAACGCCAAAGCAGAAGGGTTCCAATGCATGGCGTTAGCATCATCCGTAATGGCTACCCCGGCATCACCAAGGGCTCCGCCCCGTGAATCAGGGGAGATTAGCAGCAATGGAACTGCGGTTGTAATAGTTTTGGATGGCTCCGTTTGTGCCTGGGCCTTGTTTCCAAAACCAAATCCGAGAACAGTCAGACATGCTGCCGCTAGAAAAGCTTTCCTCATCATGTGCGCTACCTTTGAGATCATAATTGAGAGTAAAATTCAGTGTAGCATTTTATTCATAGGCTGATCTATATGGGTTTCAAAAAGTGCAATTTTTCGTAGAATATCAAGCTGATTTCCATAAAAAACTGCTGATCTCTTTGGGCTTTAGGCAAATATAAGCCTTTTCGCCAAAAATCCACCAACTGCAAAATTATGAACCTTAATCAATAGATGATGAATTCAATCGGCTGATTGCCAGTCATCAACGGAAAAGGACCAATTTCTCAGCTCGATGTACCGTTCGCCCAGTTTCTACTTCTTTCAACTGAACGGTGTAGATATACATTCCGCTGCTCAGTGGATTCCCTAGATCGCCTCTGCCATCCCACTTCATACTCTGGAGAACATTGCCTTCAGCATCCATTTCTGCAAATAGCTGCTTCACTCTTTCACCAGAAGCGGTAAATATATCAATTTGTACTTCAATATCTCGACCATCCAGATTATGGCTAATCAAAAAACGGGTTTCTTCCCCCATTCTGAATGGGTTAGGAAAGTTGTATAGTTCTTCGATCATCGCCTGTTGATCGTCGACAACTACAAATTCTGTCGTCGCTTCTGAATAGTTGTTCCGGACATCCCAAACGCGGATCGTCAACGTATGGGGTCCCAGTTCTAGATCGCTCAGCGGATACCGGACTTCTCCGTACTGGAAACTGTCTGATTTCGCTGTGTAGTAATCATTCAGAATCCATGTCTGGTCATCTTGCTCATCAAGATAGGCAGCGATTTCGTGACCAATACCAGTACCGATTGTATTGATTCCATTTTCATCGAATACTTCAGCATAAAGGTCTGGGCTGGAACTTGTGATCCCACCAGAGATCCAATTGCTATCATTGATATACAGCTTCACGGTAGGACCGGTAGTATCCGGCTCAGCATCTTCGTAGGTTCCACCAACATGGATATTGTCGTAGCAGCCTACTCCGTCCGTGTCTTCATTGAAGAAATAGGTTGTGATTTTCCCTTTGCCGGGCTCGTAGGAGATATCAATGGGGACGACAAACTCAAATTCAAACGCTCCATCCTTGACTGAGGTCAGGCCGTTGAAAATACGGTTCTTCTGCCAATAGAAGCTGAATCCACTTTGGCCAGTGGTAAACAAGCCGGGTTTGTCAAAGACTGTTACCTCCATTTCTCCCGCAAAATCATCCATCGGATTGCCTCCCGGATCAGTAACAACTCCTGAAACCTTCACTCGCTGAAGCGATTTAAGGGTGTCAACAGCTGTTGGATCTATCGGAACTTCATTGACTGTCACCATCTGAGCTCGATTCTTGGGATAATTAAGAATCAACCCCGGATCGCCTAGCAGGGTGAAGTTTCTAGAGTTAATGTTCGTCAGATTGCCTCCCGGGAAGGTGATGTTTTTGGTCTGCATCATGATCTCTCCCACAGTTGGCATCCGGTTCTTTTCATGATCCCAGCTGAGGCTATACTTATAGAAGTTTCTGTTCAGGGTCGCATTCGGTGCAGAGTAGACCAATCTCACAGTTGTGAACATGGCAATTGCACCCGCATCAGGCTCTAACAAAAATTGCTCTGCGCCACTAGCTGCTTCTGGATCATCATACCGTCCGAATTCACAGGTGGCTGTTACCACCGCAGGATAGCTTCCTCTATTTTCTAGCTTTCCGATATCGGATACCCTAAAAATGCTGGAATTGGACCATTCCTGTGGACTACCATGACCTGTATAATTGACAAGCAGACTTCCTTCATTGAAGCTATTGATCAAGGCTTCGCGTGCTCCTGGGTATTTTTCCCCTGAAGCGGTATTTTCAACCGGATAGTTATCGGTGTAAATCTTTTCTACTTGGTAGCAAGCTGACGCATCATAGATCTGCGAAGTATAGGCATCCGCCTGAGAGGTATGGGTAGATCCGTCCTCACGCTTGTAATCGGCAACCAATACAATTCTATTTCTCCAAGGGCCAATTGGGTTGTCGGAGGTGGAATTAACGTATCGAATGATTTTATCCACCATGGTTTGGGCCTCATCTATGGTATTCACAGGAAGACGACCAATGGGCACATCGATAGTGTTCACCTGAGTAGTGAGATCTCCATCCACGTTGGAACCTTCTCCCCAAAATCCTTCGCTTGGTTCCATGATACCGA is a window from the Pontibacter sp. G13 genome containing:
- a CDS encoding metallophosphoesterase → MDKLFQVAVLLCLFGLIDFYAFQGIKAATDSFSPSTQRILHIVYWSFTGLTFLAILGYNFLPIKWLSPGIRTSLMVYIFSNLLAKIILVLFVLLDDIIRFFKWIGSLFTSTDTIPSAVSEPETAPIAQAVESTISRSQFLNQVGVIAATTPVVAISWGIISGAHDYRVRKKTISLKSLPKSFDGIKIAQISDIHSGSFWNRTAVKGGVEMLMNEKPDMVFFTGDLVNNVATEMKDYVDVFGKVAAPLGVFSVLGNHDYGDYVAWPSEGAKQKNLQDLIAIHRAMGWDILIDEHRILEESGEKLAVLGIGNWGAKARFPKYGQLQLAHAGTQDISTKLLLSHDPSHWRAQVLPEYPDIDLMLSGHTHGMQFGVEIGDFKWSPVQYVYDEWADLYQAGEQYLYVNRGFGYLAMPGRIGMPPEITILELKRA
- the aroE gene encoding shikimate dehydrogenase (AroE; catalyzes the conversion of shikimate to 3-dehydroshikimate); protein product: MAHYGLIGETLKHSFSQKYFTKKFTDLGIQSHYSLFELPSIEEFPKLLADHPDLAGLNVTIPYKEDIIPFMDELSESAEHIGAVNTVKFDQGKLIGDNTDCIGFHTSLLELIGDAEISQAMVLGTGGASKAIKFVLKEWMGTDQVDMVSRSPREADHISYQELRDRDWSAYQLIVNTTPLGTYPNVDEAPYLPYEYLTDNHFVYDLVYNPAMTSFMKLAKAQGASVTNGYRMLVLQAEASWEIWQNS
- the porV gene encoding type IX secretion system outer membrane channel protein PorV, which codes for MMRKAFLAAACLTVLGFGFGNKAQAQTEPSKTITTAVPLLLISPDSRGGALGDAGVAITDDANAMHWNPSALAFIDNRMGFAMSYSPWLQTLGIPDINLMYLSGYYNTGNAGVIGSSLRYFSLGEIKLTGNNGEPLGVDKPNEFAFDVGYSLKISESLSGGIALRYIYSRLSSNSVDAVNINPVHAVAGDISFMYKKDFTINGASDIPVTFTSGVNISNIGPKVSYTGQSDDKDFLPTNLRIGYAFRFFLDEYNSFTFTNDFNKLLVPSPDSLGMTPDQSALSGMFGSFGDAPGGFGEELSEINLSFGAEYWYRDLFAARVGYFYEHPDKGNRQYITLGLGIRYNVFGLDFSYLAPLQQNHPLQNTLRFTLSYNFNESGAE